The Euphorbia lathyris chromosome 3, ddEupLath1.1, whole genome shotgun sequence genome contains a region encoding:
- the LOC136223140 gene encoding zinc finger BED domain-containing protein DAYSLEEPER-like, with protein sequence MPIGRNSTFKMLDNVLYYKDALISFCGRDHGMKCYSLSSVEWDNVTYIHKFFNTFYDVTCMFSAVRTPTANVYFVGVWLIQKALLKAAHGESNVLTDIVDSMQGQFNKYWLEYNEVLSCAALLDPQYKEKFLGYCYTKIYGKDNALSYVAKVVGNLHALFEEYKYSNSMTSGARLSSSNKNSIGGKTSEIYSDYEMFIFETSFCLEKSQLDLYLAEPTHKLDEDLDVLDFWHKSSMRYLELARMAQDILAIPISTVASESAFST encoded by the coding sequence ATGCCAATTGGGCGAAACTCAACTTTTAAAATGCTTGATAATGTGTTGTATTATAAGGATGCATTAATATCTTTTTGTGGGAGGGATCATGGCATGAAGTGTTATTCACTTTCAAGTGTTGAGTGGGATAATGTGACATATATTCATAAgttttttaatacattttatgATGTGACTTGTATGTTTTCTGCTGTTCGAACTCCTACTGCAAATGTTTATTTTGTTGGTGTGTGGTTGATACAAAAAGCCTTGCTAAAAGCAGCTCATGGGGAATCTAATGTGTTGACTGATATTGTTGATTCTATGCAAGGTCAATTTAACAAGTATTGGCTTGAGTATAATGAAGTTTTGAGTTGTGCTGCTTTGCTAGATCCTCAATATAAGGAGAAATTTTTGGGTTATTGTTATACTAAGATTTATGGGAAGGATAATGCTTTGAGTTATGTGGCCAAAGTGGTTGGTAATTTGCATGCCTTGTTTGAGGAGTATAAGTATTCTAATTCTATGACATCTGGTGCAAGGCTTTCGAGTTCTAATAAGAATTCAATTGGTGGAAAAACTAGTGAGATTTACAGTGATTATGAAATGTTTATATTCGAGACTTCATTTTGTCTAGAGAAATCACAATTGGATTTATATTTGGCTGAACCTACTCATAAATTGGATGAAGATTTAGATGTCTTAGATTTTTGGCATAAAAGTTCAATGAGGTATCTAGAACTTGCAAGAATGGCACAAGATATTTTGGCAATTCCAATCAGTACTGTTGCTTCAGAATCTGCTTTTAGCACATGA